The Hypanus sabinus isolate sHypSab1 chromosome 1, sHypSab1.hap1, whole genome shotgun sequence genome contains a region encoding:
- the LOC132393287 gene encoding protein FAM187B-like translates to MYGHAPLLLSLAMLALLGGLPHLLERNGGVAECPGPGGDWDWGAGSGSAPCSLAFLSHNPLSLHCPGASEAEEGTLHWQYLNLNRSSGYQPYTIAGPRGLRTVRGPLGKLGSRATMRGGVLLLSRAWPSDSGLYLCKAGAATLAAYHVDVQDSALLHVSHRALGQAPLGNQSVQLAPGLATLHLHTHWAPWQDCDRCGAAGERKRLGFCYALLVGVGDEDEEELEEEAEALPCGLMQLRLGEALPRRGPEIRYETCRRACAGDRSLGLPGPTDTGTSLDWLQPRTLLLETMLLEPYEEARMTCPGASVYTPVSWQRDAAPLTRHALLHPCKGSRHRLDDATGGGVYRIVSVRASDSGVYRCWVRGRRVAVFHLELPEPLAADGSRRRNTRQLLAIVRALIGSFILAFTVGALAELLHACWCEMM, encoded by the coding sequence ATGTACGGCCATGCTCCGCTGTTGCTGTCGCTGGCAATGCTGGCGCTGCTTGGTGGCCTGCCACACCTGCTGGAACGGAACGGCGGCGTGGCCGAGTGCCCGGGGCCGGGGGGCGACTGGGACTGGGGCGCCGGCAGCGGGAGCGCGCCCTGCTCCCTGGCCTTCCTTTCGCACAACCCGCTGAGCCTGCACTGCCCGGGGGCGTCGGAAGCCGAGGAGGGCACGTTACACTGGCAGTACCTCAATTTGAATCGGTCGTCGGGATATCAGCCGTATACCATCGCCGGGCCGCGCGGCCTGCGCACCGTGCGGGGCCCGTTGGGCAAATTGGGCAGCCGAGCCACGATGCGCGGAGGCGTGCTGTTGCTGTCGCGGGCCTGGCCCTCTGACTCGGGACTCTACCTGTGCAAGGCGGGTGCCGCCACCCTGGCCGCCTACCATGTTGACGTGCAAGACTCGGCGCTGCTGCACGTTTCGCACCGGGCGCTGGGCCAGGCTCCGCTGGGCAACCAGAGCGTGCAGCTGGCGCCCGGCCTCGCCACCCTCCACCTGCATACCCACTGGGCGCCCTGGCAGGACTGCGACCGCTGCGGGGCCGCCGGCGAGCGCAAGCGGCTCGGCTTCTGTTACGCGCTGCTAGTAGGAGTCGGCGatgaagatgaagaagaattaGAGGAAGAAGCAGAAGCCCTGCCATGTGGACTCATGCAACTGCGGCTCGGCGAGGCACTGCCCCGGCGCGGCCCGGAGATCCGCTATGAGACCTGCCGGCGTGCGTGCGCTGGGGACCGGAGCCTGGGCTTACCTGGGCCGACGGACACCGGCACCTCCCTCGATTGGCTGCAGCCCCGCACGTTGCTCCTGGAAACGATGCTGCTGGAGCCGTACGAGGAGGCACGCATGACCTGCCCGGGCGCTTCCGTGTACACGCCCGTCTCCTGGCAACGTGACGCAGCTCCGCTCACCCGGCATGCGCTTCTGCACCCCTGCAAGGGCAGCCGCCATCGCCTGGACGACGCCACGGGCGGCGGGGTCTACCGCATCGTCAGCGTGCGCGCCTCCGATAGCGGCGTCTATCGCTGCTGGGTACGCGGGCGCCGCGTCGCCGTCTTCCACCTCGAGCTACCCGAGCCACTGGCCGCGGACGGCAGCCGACGCCGAAACACCCGCCAGCTGCTCGCCATCGTCCGTGCCCTGATCGGCTCCTTCATCCTGGCCTTCACAGTTGGCGCGCTGGCCGAACTGCTGCACGCCTGCTGGTGCGAGATGATGTGA